In a single window of the Renibacterium salmoninarum ATCC 33209 genome:
- a CDS encoding sugar transporter sugar binding protein — protein sequence MAKEALKLSFSKEFQEAFATDGGWVPGNLKYASALGNDDLSKLTVDAVRGSVGTPAAKNWALVESAKTIDDFFVAMGSGKDPVSLAKTADEKITSILNGK from the coding sequence TTGGCCAAAGAAGCACTCAAGCTGAGCTTCAGCAAGGAATTCCAGGAAGCTTTCGCAACCGACGGCGGCTGGGTACCAGGAAATCTCAAATATGCCAGCGCCTTGGGCAACGACGACCTGTCCAAGTTGACGGTCGACGCCGTCCGCGGCTCAGTGGGCACTCCAGCGGCAAAGAATTGGGCCTTGGTGGAAAGCGCCAAGACAATTGACGACTTCTTCGTCGCGATGGGCTCCGGCAAGGATCCGGTCAGCTTGGCGAAGACCGCGGATGAGAAGATCACCTCGATCCTGAATGGCAAATAG